The Longimicrobiales bacterium genome has a segment encoding these proteins:
- the rpsI gene encoding 30S ribosomal protein S9 translates to MANETQFNGLGRRKTSTARAWLKPGSGKWEVNGRPIDQYFPRSSLVQHVQEPLAVTNTQGRFDVKLNLDGGGTTGQAGAARLALARALLKYDEELRGALREKGMLTRDPREVERKKPGRPGARKRFQFSKR, encoded by the coding sequence ATGGCGAACGAGACGCAGTTCAACGGGTTGGGCCGGCGCAAGACGAGCACGGCACGGGCGTGGCTGAAGCCGGGCTCGGGCAAGTGGGAGGTCAACGGCCGTCCGATCGACCAGTATTTCCCGCGCTCCTCGCTCGTGCAGCACGTGCAGGAGCCGCTGGCGGTGACGAACACGCAGGGCCGCTTCGACGTGAAGCTGAACCTGGACGGTGGCGGCACGACGGGCCAGGCGGGTGCTGCGCGCCTGGCGCTTGCGCGCGCGCTGCTGAAGTACGACGAGGAGCTGCGTGGCGCGCTGCGCGAGAAGGGCATGCTGACGCGTGACCCGCGCGAGGTCGAGCGCAAGAAGCCCGGCCGTCCGGGCGCCCGCAAGCGCTTCCAGTTCTCGAAGCGTTGA
- the rpsB gene encoding 30S ribosomal protein S2 has product MVEPQIQDLLEAGVHFGHQSSRWNPKMRKFIFAERNGIHIIDLKKTLNALQAAQRAVRDVTLNSDRVLFVCTKRQLRSIIEQEATDAGAFFVTERWLGGMLTNFSTIRKQIRRLKELERGLEEGTYEFYTKKEQLLLQREREKLEKYLGGVKDMGRLPGALFVVDAKKETIAIKEANKLGIPVIAITDTNADPDVIDYPIPANDDAIRSVSLIAGAIASSIAQARRELPPEARRRADEVEASTYSTEGGLAQEERSDDRGKRKRPRRKRRPRPEVIATLRTGEGEDAAEGGEAEGGES; this is encoded by the coding sequence ATGGTAGAGCCCCAGATCCAGGATCTGCTCGAGGCCGGCGTCCACTTCGGCCACCAGAGCAGCCGTTGGAACCCGAAGATGCGGAAGTTCATCTTCGCGGAGCGCAACGGCATCCACATCATCGATCTCAAGAAGACGCTGAACGCGCTGCAGGCGGCGCAGCGGGCCGTGCGTGATGTCACGCTGAACAGTGATCGCGTGCTGTTCGTGTGCACCAAGCGGCAGCTGCGTTCGATCATCGAGCAGGAGGCGACGGACGCGGGCGCGTTCTTCGTCACCGAGCGGTGGCTGGGCGGGATGCTCACGAACTTCTCGACGATCCGCAAGCAGATCCGGCGCCTGAAGGAGCTGGAGCGCGGGCTCGAGGAGGGGACCTACGAGTTCTACACGAAGAAGGAGCAGCTCCTGCTTCAGCGCGAGCGCGAGAAGCTGGAGAAGTACCTGGGCGGTGTGAAGGACATGGGCCGTCTGCCGGGTGCGCTCTTCGTGGTGGACGCGAAGAAGGAGACGATCGCGATCAAGGAGGCCAACAAGCTGGGCATCCCGGTAATCGCGATCACGGATACGAATGCGGATCCAGACGTCATCGACTATCCGATCCCGGCGAACGACGACGCGATCCGTTCGGTCTCGCTCATCGCGGGTGCGATCGCCAGTTCGATTGCCCAGGCGCGTCGCGAGCTGCCGCCTGAGGCGCGGCGTCGTGCCGACGAGGTCGAGGCGTCGACGTATTCGACCGAGGGCGGGCTGGCGCAGGAGGAGCGTTCGGACGATCGCGGCAAGCGGAAGCGCCCGCGGCGCAAGCGTCGTCCGCGTCCCGAGGTGATTGCCACGCTGCGCACGGGTGAAGGCGAGGACGCAGCGGAGGGCGGCGAGGCGGAGGGCGGAGAGTCCTAG